Below is a genomic region from Pirellulaceae bacterium.
CAATCCGGAATAGATGCATTGGAGGAACAAGTTGCTGATTTGTTTTGTCGAATTCTTGGAATCGATGAGATCGACAAGGACGAGAGTTTTTTGACGGCCGGTGGCAACTCGTTGATGGCGATGCAGGTCATTTCTCGAATTCGAGCAAGTCACGCCATTTCCATTCCTATCAGTAAGTTCTTTAAGGCGCCGACAGTCAGCGATGTGACTCGCTTGGCTTGCAATCTTCTACAGAAGAAGACTGGACGGGACAGTCCAAGGGGTGCTACCCCAAGTTCGGACAATAGGCGTTCAAGCCACATCGCTACCGTCGTAGAACCATTGCCTTCTGCTGAATCCGCGATGGACAATGGTCGGCGCGGTCAGCAGCAGGCTATGCGTTTCAGTCTTTCTTTCTTTGCCGGCGACGAGAATGCAAACAGCGAAGATCGATATCGATCTTTGATGGAAGCTGCTCGGTTTGTGGATAAAGCTGGATTTTCCAGTATTTGGCTGCCCGAAAGGCATTTCAATAAATTCGGCGGCCTTTACCCGAGTCCAACTGTTTTAGGGGCTTCTATCGCGGCGATTACAAAACAAATCCACATTCGCGGTGGGAGTGTCGTGGCGCCACTGCACCATCCGATCAGGATCGCTGAGGAATGGTCGGTCGTCGACAATCTTTCGAAAGGTCGAGTCGGCGTTGCGTTTGGGAGTGGATTTCATCCGAATGACTTTGTGTTTGCTCCCGATGCTTTCGGCAATCGTAAAGAACGGATGTTTGAAACAATCGCTTCCGTGCAAAACCTCTGGCAAGGTGGTACGTATCAAGGATGTTCCGGGTCGGGCGACAGGGTTGAAGTTCAAATCTTTCCCCGTCCCTATTCAAGTCAACTACCCATTTGGCTCACGACTTCTCGCAGTGCGGAGACCTTTACTGAAGCAGGGCAGCTTAACGCCGGTATCTTGACTTCGCTCTTGCGACTTTCTGTCGCCGAATTAAAGGAACGGATTGGCTTGTACCGCAAGTCGCTGGAAGAAAACGGGTATGACCCACGTGCTGGACACGTCACTCTGATGCTTCATACGTTTCTTTCCACGAGTCCGAACGATGCACGCTCTCAGGTCGAAGTTCCTTTGAGGGCTTATCTGCGAAGCCACATGGAGCATACAAAGGCCGTTTCTTTTGGCAAAGTCATCGATGCGAATGATGCTCGCCTGAGTCCAGAGGAGGAGGAAATGCTACTCGACTATGCTCTCGATCGATATCTCGAAACAAGTTCACTCATTGGTACAGAAGAATCATGCTTCGACACCGTGACGCAACTTAAGCGGATTGGCGTTGATGAAATTGCCTGCTTGGTGGATTTCGGTGTTGAGCATGCATCTCTGATGTCGAGCCTTCAGCACTTGCAACGGCTGCGATCACGAATCGAGCTTTCCAACGAGTAAAAGCTGCCTGGTATTCAACGAACTGCCATGGGTTTTCTGGCTTCCCTGGAATCGTGGCTGTTCAACTGTTATAGTCGCGAACTCTGATCTGCAGACAATGCGGCCGCAGCATTTATGGCATTGGCCAATTTGCCACACGAGGCAGGTGAACGCCTGATAAATGTGCACAAGAGGCATGATACACACGACCGACGCGTGGATAGGCACCAGCAAAATTCCCGTAAATTCTAAGGACATTAAGAGCATGAAAACTAACGTCACTGTCGTACTGATTTTTGCCTGTCTTGCTACCAGTGCTTTGGCTCAAGACGCCAATAAAAAAAAGGCCGCTAAGAAAGCACAGAGAGACAAGATTCTAGTCGAAGTGACAGACGTACTCGAACAATGGAAGACGGCGTTCAACGCAAAAGATGCGGAGGCCCTTTCCAAGCTTTACGACCTGAAGGCCGATGTGATTTATGACGATGACGTTCATCATCGCAGCAGAAAATCATTGCTGAAAAGATTCGAGGAGGAATTTGGTAAAGACGGTGCTGTACAACAGGAAATTACCGAGGTGGATCGCAAGATTCTTTCGCCCCGCATTGTTGTTGAGACAGGCGTTTGGAAAAACACCGGTAGCACCGACAAATCACGAGCAGATCGTGGGCGCTACAGTTGCATCTTGGTCAAGAAAAAAGGCAAATGGCTGATTGTTCAGGATCGAGGTTGGGCTCAACCAGCCAAAAAGTAATCAGGAGAATTATGCCAGTTTGTTCACTCCATCCGGCTCCTGCGACACATGCTTGAGTTCGTCGAATTCGCGTCGTAAGGCATCGACACGACGGCAAGAAGATGCATCGGCGGTAGGACAAGGTAAAGCAGGGATATGAATGATGAATTTCAAAAGCTGCGCCGGTGGATCGCATAGGACCCGAAGTCGTTCGCAACGCCGATTTATCGATGACCGCTAATGGCGGGGCGCATCATTCCGCAATCTTTAAATCGCCAATTTCGTGACGTTTCCCATCCGGATCCCGGTAATAAACTGTGTACTGTCCTTGAGAAGCCTCAGGTAGAACGAGTCGACGACCCTTCTCTGGGTTCGTGTCAGTATGGACTGACGTGATGACCGTCATTTCAATTTGGTTGTCTGCGACTGTCGTCTTCACATCGATCGGAACAATCGCAGAATTTTGCTGCCAATCACCGCCAATGTACTTCATCGGAATAAGAATCTGTCCGTCTTGAGACGCGGGATCGCCGAGCTTAATTTGGCCGACGTAGGCGAGCGGTTTTGCCTCTCGGGTAATCGTTCGAACGGTCGCGTCACAACCTGCAAGCACGACGATAGCCACGGCGGTAAGCAAACTCAGCGAGTTTATCCTCGAGTTTTGACTCGGGTGCTGGCTTCGCGCCGGCAGCGTTCCGTTGTCGGCAACTGCTCGATCCAAATTAATTACTAGCTGACCTGCGATTATTTTTTGCGAAATGATGGTACTCCTTGATTCTAACGCTGCGAGGATTGACGGCGAAGCTTAAGGCTTTGGCTGCAAGGCAGCAAGTGTTTATTGAGCCGCCGGCAATTCGTGATGGCTGTTGTTGCGTTCCCTGAAGACTTTCGTTCGATCCGTCGAATTGTTGGGGAAAATACTGTCCATTTCTGGAGTTTAAAGGCATGTGCGAGGGAGATTCCCTTGAGCATGGGCAATGAATTGGAGTTTTATCGAGCTGTCAACTAAAATATCAGCTCACGTTGTTTCACTCTAGGCTGAGAATTTGTAATGCGAACAGTCCTTGATCGACGAACTTTGCTTCGTGGCGCCGGCGTGGCAATTGGCTTGCCGATGTTGGAGGCGATGGTCCCATCTGCAAGAGCGGCCGAAGCAAAACGACCCATCAAGCGATTTGTCTGTCTTTCCAATAATTATGGCGTTTACCGGAAGGCGTTTTTTCCCAACAGTGAGCAAGCCGGCGCTAGCTACGAAATGCCGGAGACCCTTCAGCCGTTGGAACGCCATCGTGAGCAATTAACCGTTTTTTCGAATCTGGATCACGGCAATACGATTGGTCATCAGGGCGTGCCTGTGTTACTGAGTGGTGTGCGTCCACACCTTGCCACGCACTTTTCCGAAGGCAATATCAGTGTTGATCAGAAGATTGCCGAGTATGAGGGCGCTGCCACGCGTTTTCCGTCGATGACGGTCCGCGTGAATGAGTCGAATTTTGTCAGCTTTACTCGGACAGGAGTTCAAGTTCCTGCCATCGACCTGCGGAAAATGTATCGGGCGTTATTTCTGGAGGAGTCTTCGGAAAAGAAAGCGAGTGTTTCAGATCGCCTGAAACGGCGACATAGCATTTTGGATGTTGTGCTCGATAAGGCAAAGTCTGTTCACCAGGATCTAGGGAAACGTGATCAACAGAAGTTTGCCGAATACTTAGACGCCGTTCGTACGCTGGAAAAGAAAATCGAACAGCAGCAGCCCTGGTTGGATCGCCCAAAACCGACAACCGACCGCTCCGAACCGGTACAGGGGAGAGGCACCGAGGCAGATCTGAAAGCGACGGTTGAGTTGATCGCTTTGGCCTTTCAGACGGATGCCACTCGCGCGATTACGCTTTCATCCGGGTTTGCGAATGGTGACTTTGGATTGAGTGGTGGTTATCACGGTTTTTCTCATCATGGAGAGCGGCCTGACCATATCGCCGCGCTCAAGCTGATCGAGAATAACAAAATGCGTCAGATGGCGCACCTGATTGATTTGCTCAAAGCACAGGAAGACTTGATCAATGGCGGAACGTTGCTGGATCATACTACCGTCATGTTTGGCTGCGGTATGGCGACTGGCCCCCATTCGACAAAAAATTTGCCTTTGTTATTGGCAGGTGGAGGTTTCCAGCATGGTGAGCACAAGGTTTATTCGGCAGAAGATTCTCGCCGCGTGCCTGCTGCGAACCTGCTGTTGTCGATTCTTCAGCATCACGGTCTTGAGATTGATCAATTCGGATCGAGCACCGGAGCGCTGCCGGATTTCGATTGGAGTTAATTGCGCGTGCGAATGTTGCTCGTTACGATTCTGGTGATCCTGTCATGCAGTGGAACGCACGCCGAACCAGTCGATGTGGTACGGCCATTTCTTGAGAAACACTGTTTTTCATGCCACGGTGCCGATAAGCAAGAAAACGATCTGCGTGTTGATACGTTGGCGGTGGATCTTTCTGATGTTGAAACGTTGAGACGCTGGCAAGGGATTTTGGATCAACTCAATCTGGGCGAGATGCCTCCTGAAAGCGAACCGACGCCGGACGCGTCGCGGCAAGCCGAGGTGATTGATTTGCTGACGCAGCGATTGCGTAAGGCTTACGCCGCCCGTCGCAGTACCGGTGGAAAAACGGTTACACGCCGTTTAAATCGATTTGAGTTGCGGAACACGGTACGCGATCTGTTGTACATCAACGATCCGGAAATGCGAGTTGGAAACGTCGCCCGTTTGGTCGACAACAATGGCAACGGTAGCGTCGAAAATACGAGCAACGATCCTTTTCGATCTTTTCCGGGGGATGAGGTGGAACAGGGCTTCGACAACATCGGCAATCGCTTGGTGATGTCCGATTTTCTCCTGAACCTAATGTTTGACGCGAGCGAGGAAAGTCTCTTACTTGCAACGGAAGCAGGTCCACGTCCCAAGGTGCCGACTCGAAACCTGACCGGACATATTGTGAAGAAGCCGCGCGGAGACCTCGAACGAATCGCTCGCGAGGTCCAGCCAGATTGGGACACGTTTTATCGACGCGAGACGATTACACCCGATGAGTTACGGGGCGGTGTGGGTACCTCTTGTCGTTATCGCATCACCGTTGAAATCTCCAGCCAGAATCAGCAGCATCCCTGGGGGCAGATGGTCACTGCCAGTCAGGATGAGCCAATGCGAATTCAGTTGCGACTGTTTAAAACCAGAACACGTAACGATCACATTTCACTGCAGACGTTCGAGGTTCCAGGGGATGGTCAAAAGCGAACTTTTACCGTTGAGTGTTGGATCGACACTCGCTGGACACCACAGCTGATCTGGGAAAATGGGCCTACGGATCGTGAGGCTCGCAGCGACTCGATTGTGAAGACATTTCTGTCAGACAAGTATCGTACGCCGCCCGATCGTAAACAGATTACAGATAACGAGAAGTACAAAGAAGCTCGGCAACAGTGGTCCCGCGAGATGGCCGTGGGGGCGCTGGAAGATTATCGTGGCCCCAGCGTGCAAATCCATCGTCTGAGTTTGGAGCCCCTCATTGATGAGTGGCCACCGCAGAGCCACACTGCACTCTATGGGAGTGGTCACACTGCTTCTGGTCAGCGGGAGGAAGATTCGATCGAGCCGCTCCTGCTGCGTTTTGCCGAGCGTGCTTTTCGCCGACCCGTTACAGCGGCAGAAATCTCGCCGATTGTAGAACTGGTTCGCTCGCGATTAAAGCCTCAATCCAGGCCAGAACCAAAGGCGATACAGAAGCTTCGTTATCGTGCTTATCAGGGGAAGTGGTCGAAATTGCCCGACTTCTCACAGCTGAATCCGGAAAACGAAGGATTGGCGGCTAGCGGTTTGATCGACATTCGTCTGGCTGGTCGTGATGACTATTTTGGACTGGTCTTCGAGGGGCAGCTTGTTGTGAAGCAGGCGGGTGAATACACGTTTCAGTTGGCCTCTGACGATGGAGCTCGCATGCTTGTCGACGGGCGGCAGGTGATTGAGCACGACGGTCTGCATGGCGCCTCGCAAAAAAAAGGCAAGTTGAAGCTCGAACCGGGAATTTCTTCATTGTACGTCGAGTACTTTGCTTATGGCCGTCCTAATCGCTTTCATGCTTCCTGGAGCGGACCTGGATTTCAAGATGTTCCGCTTGCCGTCAAAGAGAACTCAAGTAAGAAGCCGGTGAGTTTAGATCGTGAGACAGCTCGCCGGAT
It encodes:
- a CDS encoding LLM class flavin-dependent oxidoreductase; the encoded protein is MIRVFTSSNLCFLFSGQGTVWGKATRSLYEAWPLYAEQLDACLEKSDNWLDLDLRKVLFAQADSFRDSDSIYQQTVFVQPALFVIEYALSQALMEIGVDPSGFVGHSVGEYVAACLAGVFSFDTGLEIVAKRGQLIQEMPPGAMLAAAVSVDETEQFLSDKISLASINGRRQCVFSGCPDGIDLLARQLKTQGIAAKRLPVTRAFHSAMLDPVLDPFREFVGSKDLQRPLRPFISCLHGRWADPDEVRQADYWVRQMREPVQFLRVIQELTARPNVSFLEIGSAGSMSQLVSAHFDKSETSRFLTTSPPSYSEMSEVNHLFDALNQLQKHGLAVDLERFSSFVLCKDSQKSSIEHDKKEVQRGDLNDDQSGIDALEEQVADLFCRILGIDEIDKDESFLTAGGNSLMAMQVISRIRASHAISIPISKFFKAPTVSDVTRLACNLLQKKTGRDSPRGATPSSDNRRSSHIATVVEPLPSAESAMDNGRRGQQQAMRFSLSFFAGDENANSEDRYRSLMEAARFVDKAGFSSIWLPERHFNKFGGLYPSPTVLGASIAAITKQIHIRGGSVVAPLHHPIRIAEEWSVVDNLSKGRVGVAFGSGFHPNDFVFAPDAFGNRKERMFETIASVQNLWQGGTYQGCSGSGDRVEVQIFPRPYSSQLPIWLTTSRSAETFTEAGQLNAGILTSLLRLSVAELKERIGLYRKSLEENGYDPRAGHVTLMLHTFLSTSPNDARSQVEVPLRAYLRSHMEHTKAVSFGKVIDANDARLSPEEEEMLLDYALDRYLETSSLIGTEESCFDTVTQLKRIGVDEIACLVDFGVEHASLMSSLQHLQRLRSRIELSNE
- a CDS encoding nuclear transport factor 2 family protein, which gives rise to MKTNVTVVLIFACLATSALAQDANKKKAAKKAQRDKILVEVTDVLEQWKTAFNAKDAEALSKLYDLKADVIYDDDVHHRSRKSLLKRFEEEFGKDGAVQQEITEVDRKILSPRIVVETGVWKNTGSTDKSRADRGRYSCILVKKKGKWLIVQDRGWAQPAKK
- a CDS encoding DUF1552 domain-containing protein, which translates into the protein MRTVLDRRTLLRGAGVAIGLPMLEAMVPSARAAEAKRPIKRFVCLSNNYGVYRKAFFPNSEQAGASYEMPETLQPLERHREQLTVFSNLDHGNTIGHQGVPVLLSGVRPHLATHFSEGNISVDQKIAEYEGAATRFPSMTVRVNESNFVSFTRTGVQVPAIDLRKMYRALFLEESSEKKASVSDRLKRRHSILDVVLDKAKSVHQDLGKRDQQKFAEYLDAVRTLEKKIEQQQPWLDRPKPTTDRSEPVQGRGTEADLKATVELIALAFQTDATRAITLSSGFANGDFGLSGGYHGFSHHGERPDHIAALKLIENNKMRQMAHLIDLLKAQEDLINGGTLLDHTTVMFGCGMATGPHSTKNLPLLLAGGGFQHGEHKVYSAEDSRRVPAANLLLSILQHHGLEIDQFGSSTGALPDFDWS
- a CDS encoding DUF1592 domain-containing protein produces the protein MLLVTILVILSCSGTHAEPVDVVRPFLEKHCFSCHGADKQENDLRVDTLAVDLSDVETLRRWQGILDQLNLGEMPPESEPTPDASRQAEVIDLLTQRLRKAYAARRSTGGKTVTRRLNRFELRNTVRDLLYINDPEMRVGNVARLVDNNGNGSVENTSNDPFRSFPGDEVEQGFDNIGNRLVMSDFLLNLMFDASEESLLLATEAGPRPKVPTRNLTGHIVKKPRGDLERIAREVQPDWDTFYRRETITPDELRGGVGTSCRYRITVEISSQNQQHPWGQMVTASQDEPMRIQLRLFKTRTRNDHISLQTFEVPGDGQKRTFTVECWIDTRWTPQLIWENGPTDREARSDSIVKTFLSDKYRTPPDRKQITDNEKYKEARQQWSREMAVGALEDYRGPSVQIHRLSLEPLIDEWPPQSHTALYGSGHTASGQREEDSIEPLLLRFAERAFRRPVTAAEISPIVELVRSRLKPQSRPEPKAIQKLRYRAYQGKWSKLPDFSQLNPENEGLAASGLIDIRLAGRDDYFGLVFEGQLVVKQAGEYTFQLASDDGARMLVDGRQVIEHDGLHGASQKKGKLKLEPGISSLYVEYFAYGRPNRFHASWSGPGFQDVPLAVKENSSKKPVSLDRETARRIKALQAGYTAILCSPDFLYLRESGGPLTSFEIASRMSYFLWSSMPDKELFELARTDRLTDPQVRRQQVDRMLADDRSAAFTRHFTERWLRLDKLAETPPELTGPFRVYWDRRLEPQIVAQTDAYFADLVKTNGPLRLLIDSDYTFLNEAIASVFYNRKDVRGESLRKVVTNDRRRGGILTQPSVMTATANGVDTSPVKRGVWVLESILGMPPSPPPPDVEPLSPDLRNAKTISEQLKIHRQQEVCNRCHRKIDPLGFAFENFDPIGRWRERYPKGGPPIDASTTMANDREVMNVVELKQLLLEREGQVARCLTEKMLTYATGRLLEPTDRGEVDAIVEQWKLDGYRMRDLIQLVVQNDVFLTK